The genomic interval CCTTTTTTTCTTCAAATCAGGCGACTTCGATATTAAGGTTTTTCATCAGTTTTTTAACACGTTCTGTGGGTTGGGCACCAACAGAGATCCAGTGTTTAACCCTGTCTGCGTCGATACTGCAACGGTTTTCCTGAACCATAGGATTATAAAAACCAATTTTTTCAATATAAAGTCCTTCACGTTTTTTATGACTATCAATAACAACCACATGATAATAGGGACTTTTTTTTGCTCCACCACGTGCCAAACGAATCTTGACCAAAGGAAACCTCCTTAATGTACTTGTTGAGAATATGCTACATCAGCGTAGCAGGTTTTAAATGAAATCAATGAACTAGCGAGGCATCATCTGCTGCATCATCTGCATGGCTTTTCGAGGATTGTTCATTTTTGTAAGTTTATTCATCATGGATTTCATCTGCACAAACTGCTTCAATAATTTATTGACATCCTGAACTTTTGTGCCACTCCCCTTGGCAATCCTTGTGCGTCGGGAGCCATTGATCATATTGTGATTCTGCCGTTCAGCATTTGTCATGGATGAGATAATGGCATCAATATGCAACAACTGTTTTTCATCCACATTCGCGTTTTTCATCATATGGGAATTGGCACCGGGTATCATCCCCATCAGATCCTTGATGGAACCCATTTTGCGCATCATCTTCAATTGATTCTGAAAATCTTCCAGCGTAAATTCATTTTTTCTGAATTTACTCTGCATTTCCAGAGCTTCTCGCTCTGAAATATTGTCCTGGGCTTTTTCAATCAGGGATAAAATATCCCCCATGCCTAATATTCTTGACGCGATACGGTCTGGAAAAAATGGTTCCAGGTTATCCAGTTTTTCACCAACTGTAATGAATTTGATGGGTTTCTGGGTAATGGCCCTAATTGACAGCGCCGCCCCACCTCTGGCATCCCCATCCATTTTTGTAAGGATAATTCCGCTCAGATCCAACCGATCATTGAATGATTTGGCCATATTGACCGCATCCTGCCCTGTCATGGCATCCGCGACAAACAGAATCTCATGGGGATGAATGGCTTGTTTGATCTGATCGAGTTCATCCATGAGCGGCTCATCAATATGCAAGCGGCCCGCGGTATCCACAAACACATGCGAACAGCCTCTTTTTCTGGCTTCAGACACACCAAGATTCACAATGTCCACAGGCTTTTGTGCAGTCGTCGATGGAAAGACTGGAACTCCGATCGTTTCTGCGAGAATGGTCAACTGATCGATAGCGGCCGGACGATAAACATCAGCGGGAATGAGATAGGGGGTTTGTCCTGATTCCTTGAACCGTTTTGCCAATTTGCCAATAGTTGAGGTCTTTCCAGACCCCTGCAATCCGACAACCATCACCAGGGTGGGAGGATGTTCTGATTTCCCTAAAGAGATGTTTTCCTTCCCCATGAGTTCAGTGAGTTCATCATTAACAATTTTGATAAACTGTTGTCCGGGCGTCAGACTTCCCTGGACCTCAGTACCCAGAGCTCTGGTTTTGATGGATTTCAGAAAAGCTTTCACCACCCTGAAATTCACATCCGCTTCAAGGAGCGCCATTTTGACTTCAGTCAGGGCATCTTCAATGTTGCTTTCGTTGAGTCGACCATGTCCCTTGAGGCGCTTAAAGGTCGTCGTTAATTTCTGGGAAAGATTTTCAAACATACTGCAAACAGCAAAAATAATTTAAATTACAAAATAAAAGCCGTATATCTGCTGTAAATCCGATGATCTGTCAAGATGAATTTCATTTACAACATTTGCCTGATTCATTTAGGCGTCAATCCTTGTAATCATTTGGGAATCCGGATTTGATGTTCATTAAAAATTCCCTGATCCGCACCGGTATGGCAGGCAATGCAATTGGAGAAAGATTTTATCGCGGGTCGTTCATAGATCGCTGGACGTATTTCCCGGTGTTCTTTGACGATATACGGTAATTCGGTGATCCGAAGGGGTGGATTTTCGTTAGAAATCCCCCTGAATAATTTTTGTGACAACCTGGCTTTTGAGGTTTCAGCCGCATTGTTCAGCAAATATTGACTGATCAGCCCTTCAGTTTCTGCATCCAGCGATGCATCATCACCAAAGTGACTGTTTAAACCTGACATAAGTTTTTTCCATGAATTGACTGGAAGTAGTCCCGGTAAAAAGGCCCAATGGCAGGAACCACATTCCTTCTGATATGTTGGATTTGGGGGAACAGGCACTTGCTTGTTTTTATGATCACCTCCAAAGAAAAACCAACCCCGACCACCTTCATGTTCTTCATGCTCGTCATGTTCTTCCTGTTCTCGTTCAGCATAAAGACGAGGCTGTTTGATGTTCTGAAACTCAAACAATCTATCATCCTTCTGTGTTAGATCGTTGAACTGTGTTTGAGCTAAAGCCATGACAGGCAAACAAAATATTATAAAAAATAAACATCGTTGCATATGAACCGTGGAGGATACAGGTTATAAAAATTCGAGGTGAGTCATTTAACAATTATAACGCTCACAAGGAATGGAGATAATAGATAAAATCACCTTTTTCCTGAGCGGTACATTCCCGTTGGAGGACCCATTTGCAATTTCGGCCAAACCACTTTTCTATTTCACGAACGTCCTTGAAACGTTTCACATTGACCGATGGTTGCAATGGATCAATCGGCTTGCCCACCTGTGTTTTTCCGGGATTTGCCGGATTGCTACTGTGGCATGAAGCGCAATTTCGTTGGTTGGGCGCCTCAGGATGGGAATGTTCCTCAAAGTAGAACCTTTTGCCTGTTTCAGCCGAGAACTCCGAAAAAGAAGGATTGGACTGTTGTGCCAGATGTTCAAGATTTTTCATGTATTCCTGAATCAGCAGGTCAATCGGTTCTGCCGCAAAAAGTGCAGAAGTGCTCATCACGAATCCTGCAATGCTGGTTATCCAGCGTTTTGTCATAAAATCTCCGGTGGTTGGTTATTAAAAAAATTCTGAAACGGGCATTTTAATTTGATGATCATCATACCGGCCATTCAACGCATCCGCATGACAGGCAAGACAGTTGGCCTTGCTTGCGATTTCAGGATGACGGTAGAGATCGGGATGAAGTTTTTCATGTTTGATCCTCCAGAAAAGTGTTTCCGTGATTGCCAGCGGAACCTCATTATGGTCGAGAGATTTCCTTATTTTATAGGATACTTCCAGCGTTGAACCATCGGCCGCATAGCTTGACATAAAATCAGTGATCAATTTTTCTGTGTCAGGATCAAGAGACGCATTGTCACCAAAATGCTGATCCAGTTGCCCCATCATCCGTCGCCAGGAACGTTCCGGTAACAGGGATGGATGAAATAATTGATGACAACTCCCGCATTCTCTGGCCCATACTTCAGCTCCAGCCTTCTCCAGCCCTGGGGACGCTTGTGGAGAGGACATCGTATGGTTCATCAGCATCAACACGGCTCCAGCCATCATCAGGAATAACAGGCCGGGTATTTTGCGAATGCCACGGTTCAGCAGAAGAGGTTCCGATATAATCAAGTCCGCCGGAATATTTTTATAGCCGGTCACCATGCTTTTCGGTAAATTCATGTGGTGATGCCATGAGTCCAGCATGACACCGATGATGTGAAGCACAATCAGTCCCACCAGACTCCAGGAACTCCATTGATGAATAAGGTGAAATTGCTCACCCGCATCATTACTGATTGAATATCCCAAAATCAGGTACCGTTCTTCTCCCAGAAAAACGCCTATACCTGAAAGACATAGGATTCCCAACAGCAAAAGCATAATCACTGTCATCCATCCTGCAGGTGGGGGATGCCCGGGATAAAGCGGTGGTTTGTGTAAAAAAATCAGACGTAGGTGTTCTATCATTTTGTTCGGTGACACCAGAAAATTTCTGAATTGCGCATAATAACTTCCATAAAATCCATAAAAAATTCGCCACAGCACCACAATCAGCAAACTGTATCCCAGATAGATATGGAGCCTGAGTTGGCCATCTCTAAAGGAAGTGACAAATAATCCAATGATCAGGCCGGTCAATCCCAAGTGAAAGAGACGGATCACCGCCGGCCATATTTTAGCCTCCACTATTTTCATCTTTTGAATCCTCTATGACAGGTATATACAGTCCCATGTTTCTAAGAAAAAAAGTTAACACCATTGCCTTATCAAACGCTATCCGACATTCGTTGGTATAGTGTTTTTTACTGATATTAAAGCACTAAACAAGAGGGCTATGACAAACGACCTGAATCAAAGAAACTATTATTTCAGAATACTGCTGGCGCTCACTGGCATTGCCACGCTTCTGATGCTCGATATTTTTTCTGATTATGTCGGCTGGTTCAACATCTCCCATTTTTTCATTGAAGTGCTGTCATTGACTTTATTGTTCGGTTTGATTTCATGGCTGTTCTGGAAACTGATTCAATTGCGTCTTGAAACATTTTCATGGAAATCAATGGCAGAAAAATCCAGTAAAGACTCTGAACTCTGGCGGAAAAAAGCGGAAAAAAGCCATGCGGATCTGGAATTATGGAAGCAGGAAACCGCGCAAAAAGAAGAAGAAGCTCAACGCTGGCGCGATCAGACTAAAATAGTGATGGAGGGCTTGGGAGTGATGATTGATCAGCAATTTGATCAATGGCATCTGAGCCCCGCTGAAAAAGAAATTGGTCTGCTGATGCTCAAAGGCCTGGGCTTCAAGGAAATTGCCGATGTCAGAAATACCAGTGAACGAACAGTCAGGCAACAAGCCTCTGAAATCTACAAAAAGTCAGGAGTTCGGGGACGTAATGAATTTTCAGCGTTTTTCCTGGAAGATCTGTTGTTGCCTCAAAATATGGAACCTGCCACCTGACATGATTCAAAATCAATTTGATCAGCTTCGTCCAATCACGATCACATCAATCAACGCTTGCTTTCCTTTGGCGGTTATCTGTCGTTTTTCAGTATAATCTCCGGAGGGATCCGACAGATTCCATGCGACTTCTGAAATCAGGGTTTCTCCTTTTTTGGCGTTATCACACAAGCGTTTTGCGGTATTCACCGTGTCGCCGATGATATCAAAGATTTTCGTATTCTCACTACCAATCATGCCTTCCACCAATTCACCCGCATGGATTCCTATGCCCATTCCAAGTTCATATCCGGCAAGCAAGTCGTAGATGGTATCCTGCAATTGAATCGCTGCGGCTAAAGCGTCGGAGGGCGTTTCAAACACCGCCATGATTTCGTCACCAGTGTGTTTGATTTTTACGATATTGTAAATTTTCCAGATCTTTTCTGCTTCTTCAAAATAATTATTCAGCATGGCAACTACGATATCAGGTGTATTTTTTTCACTCCAGGAAGTAAAGCCCCTGATATCCATAAACAACACGGTGCGGTGGCGACGTTGAAGACCAAGGATCGCAGTGTCATTCATGGCTCTGGACAGCAGATCTTTCCCCAGAAACCACTCTGAATAGCGCTTCAATTCCTGGGCGGTTTCCTGCAAAATCACATAGTATTGGTTCATCATGACTTTGGCAAAGCCTACGATAAAGCCCAGTAACACAATTGTGATCGTAATATAGGTGTGGCTCGTATCCGCAAAATAAGTCGCAAGCGTTGCATAGTCAGGACTTGAGAGCCTTTCAAAAATCAGATACATCACCAGAATAATACTGGTTCGGCAGATATTTTCGAGAACAGTGAATATATTCCGCAATGTGCCATTCGTATAATAAACACCTTCCTGAAGCAGTCCAATGATAAAGGCCATAGTCCAGAATGCGCCATGATAAGGAGTGCTAAAAAATTCATGCCCTTCAAGAAAATACTCAATCAATGTGTAAGCGGCAGGCGCAAAGAGGTTTCCAATCAACCGATACCCCATGCCGTGAAACTGAAAGAAAGCCAGAATCATTGCCTGAATCGTTGCCACCATCAGCAAAATGTAACCGCCCGGTTCTTCCCAATAATGGAATACGCCAGTCAGAAGCATTTCCAGAATGATATTTGCCAATGGAAAATGAAGGCTGTTATTCAATAATTCCTGCACCACATGGCTTCGATAACTGCCTTTTAAACGTTCATCCAATTGCATAAAAATCTCCTGTAATATTTTTTCATGATGATTCAATTTCTCATGATCAAGGTATTGTGCCACATCGTGTGTCAATTGATGAATACTGGCATCATTTCAATAAAACCCGCAATCCGACATAGGTTCGAGTATGATATTATTGAAATAAATTATAATAATTTCAATATATTGTTTTCATTTGCCGCAACTACATCAAGATCCCGAATGTTCGGCTGTTCTTGCCTCAGTAAAATCGAGTCAGGAAAACATTGCAACAGCCAAACTGAATAGATAAGATCGACTCAGTAACACCCGTTTTATTGATTTTTCTCTGTCAGTATTTTTTCCAGGACTTCTTACATTAAAGGTTATTTCCATGGCATCTAAAACGCAAACAACCAGGAATCCATCACAAAAACAGCCCTTGAATCGCTGGATCGCAATTTTTTTAATTTCTCTGATTACCAGTGTCACAGGTTTTACCGGCTTCTGGTATAGCAAAAACCAAAGCGTCATTGAGGATCCGATTCCTGTCACAGTTCCCCTGATGAGCGCTGAAAAAAAATCTGAGATGTTGTTTATGCCCGTTGCTGAAAGCCTGGAAAATACCGTCCATACTCTTCATTTCCCGGTTCCGGTGTCCTTGAAACAACTAAAACTGATTCCCGATTCAACAAGTTCACTGACCCTGCATCTGAACCAGATCACGCTCATCGGGGACAACAATCAGGAACTACAAAATTTCAGATTTTTATCAGGATTGGAAGGCTGGGAATGTGAAAAATGTCAGGCAGACACAGAAAAACAACCCGGTTGGAATGTCATGGCGACTGACGATGGCTTTTACCTTAAAAGTCCGATCCTGGAGAACCTTGGCAAGGTTCACGCGTTGTCCTTAACGGGGTCCTTCAACAAACCATTCATTCTCAAGGTTGATGCGACACCGATGGAACAGCCCTGATTTGGATGTCAGGGAATTTCAGCCTTCAGCCTGAAAGCGGGTTATATTGCGAATCCCGCTCCACGGGAGTCAGTCCAACCTGTTTTATCAAGGACTGGAGTTGGTCGGTGGTCAGGGAGGGGTGCTTCATGGAACCAGCCATGGAATAGATTCTGGTTGAATCATTGATCGTTCCGTCCATATCATCCACACCATAATTCAGGCTTTTTTGAGCGGTTTCCATGCCAATCATGACCCAGTACGCTTTCAGGTGTGGAATATTATGCAGCATCAATCTTGAGACTGCGTAATTCCTCAAATCTTCCTCCATTGTGATTTCCTGCAATCCAGACAGCGCGTTGTTCTCATTCCGGAATTTGAGCGGGATGAACGATTTGAATCCGCCTGTCCGCTCCTGAAGATCTCTGAGCAAAATCATGTGTTCACACCGGTCCCGCAAGGATTCCACATGACCATAAAGCATGGTGGCATTGGAAAATAATCCCAGTTGATGCGCGGTTTCATGCACTTCCAGCCATTGATGCGCGGGGGCCTTGCCTCCAGCGATTTTTCTGCGAACCTCTGTATTGAATATTTCAGCTCCGCCACCAGGAAGTGAATCCAGTCCTGCATCCTTCAGATATTGCAAAACGTCTTTCAGTGATTTTTCTGATTTGCGAGCCATATAGGCAATTTCCACAGCGGTATAGGCTTTCACATGAATTCCGGGACGTTTTCGTTTAATCTTTCGGATCAACTCAGCCCACCACTCAAGTTCATGGTCCCGATGCACACCTCCGGTAATATGCACTTCGGTCAGTTTACTGTCCGTATGGCTTTCCATGATATGCTCAATTTCTTCATGGCTATAATCCCAGGCACCCTCTGCTTCGGAGGCTTTCGGTGTTCGATAAAACGCACAGAATTTACAGGAATAGACACATTTGTTGGTGGGTTCAATGTGGATATTGTGATTATAAAACACCTGCTTGCCATGCAATTGATGTTTTCTGGCATCCGCCAGAAGTCGCACCACTTCCAGCGGATATTTTTGATATAAATCCAGTCCATCTTCAATGCTCAACGGTTTCAGGGCAACAACGGCATCCGCCAGTCTTGCCAGATCTGGATAGCTGGAAAACCAGGATTTCAGGGCATCAGGCATGTTCATTCCTTGGGTTCTTCAATACGTAATCCGCTCAGCGCATTGTTCTGCCACATATTCACCACCACGCTGAATATGGTTTCTTCAAACTGGGCGTTTGTGAAAATGTTATAATATTTTTTATACTTCATTTTTTTCATTTTACCGATATTCGCGGTGATTTTCTGGTAAAGCCCAATATCAAACTGGTTGTGGTCGAGCAACATTTCGAGATAGCGCAAATGCTGATCATACCAGTTTTCATCCCTGGGAGGACCATCGGACAAGGGAAAACCGAAAAAATCCAGTGCGGATGCCTTGGGTGTGTATGATTTTTGATCCAGATCCATGGGTATCACGGCATCTGTTAAATATGTGGGCAGGATGGCATCAGGAAACAGCAATTGAAGCAGTTTTTTTTTGAGCAACACACCTTCCGGAGTAAAAATAGGCTCAGGGTTGGGGGAACTGATGCCAATTCTGAATTGTACGGATTCAATCGCCTTGAGCATTTTGGGGCTGATGGGTTTTGGCGAAAAAGTTGTCAACAAATGGATTTTATGACGGTGTGAAACAGGCAGTTTAAGCACTTTATCGACGGTTGTCTCATAAGATGTTCCTTTTTCTTCAAAAGTCAGTTTGAGGTCAAGGGACTCGTTAAACAATTTTTCAGTGTTCTTGGCTTCAGTATTTCGTTCGGCATAACTGGCCGCCTCCACAATGACGATACCGATATTTTCAACTTTTTCCTCACGTTCCTGCGGGGTTGCCACCTCAATGCCCTCCAGTTCCTTATGCACTCCGCCCTGATATTCGCGGAGTTCTCTGGCATTCATGCCGCCTTCTTTATAAATTTCCTGAAACATGCCGTTGACAGAATTTTCAAATTCTTCCCTGGTTTCTTCAGTGACATTATCCTTGAGAAAATTTCCTGAGGCATTCCTGAACCGTGTCAGATATTCATTGATATTTTCCTGGGTGAGTGCGCCTTCCTTGCGGACCCGTTCATACAATTTCTGCAGGTATTGTGAGATATGCTGGGAAGCATCCCCTTCCGTCATCATTTTCTGATTCTGACGTTCTTTCTGTTTTTTTATGGCTTCCCGCTTCTTGCGGGTATGTTCCGAAAGAAAAATTTCAGGAGGCGCAGACAGGTTTTTGGCGATTTGCACGACAAGTTGAGTCAGCGGCAGCCATTGTTCATCCAGCGGCGTTGTGAGCAGATATTCTTTCAATTCCTCCAGTTTTTTGGGATTGAACGCCACAATTTGTGAAAACAGATAAGAAACATACTGATTGCCCTTGCATTCCTGAAGCACTCTGAGAACGCGTGAAAGACGAGTGGCAGGCAGCACATTGAAGGACAGCAGTTGTTCCTTGAAATATTTCCGGGTTTCCGCTGACATTTTCCTGGGTGTTCCTTCATGCACGAAAGGATTATAATCCATGATCTGATCAAACACTTTCTGTCGAATGGAAAGGTGGCAATTGGAAGGAAGGTCTGCTTCTACAATACGTTTGATTTTACGGCGTATGTCATTATTTCCCGGATATTGTCGCCAATAGTTGGCTTCATTCACACTCATGAATTTGAAAAATTGATAAAAAATTTCATGAATATGACTGGCAACCAGATCATTGCGTGCCAAGGCCATCAGATCAAAGTAATATCGATACAGGATCTGAAATATCCCTTCGGCAAAAAACATGTGTTCAATGAGCAGATTGCGATTATTTGTGGTGGCCAGGGGATAATAGTTTTTGGCAATCAGAAACATATCCCAGTTGACCACACGGGGGAAATAGGAGGTGCTGTGCAAATTGCTCCGGTCAAAAACCCTGGCATTGAGCTGTTCGAGCGTATCATCCGTCTTGATGCTTCTCAGAAAAAATTCCACATGGGTCTGACGGGGAATGTTGTTGAAGCAGAGATTTCCGATAGTTCCGATGTATAATTCACGGGCTACTGGCGCCAGTTTGGGGATGCTGTTGAGCTGTGCGGCTGTTTGAAACAGAAACGTTGGAAAAATTTCGTTGAGAATGGAAAATTGCTGGGCCAGATCCGGCGTGTCCTCCATGAACAATTTGACGCCATCCACCATTCGGTAACGTTCCAGATTGATCCTTAAAATTTTGGCTATGGCAGGCTCAATTTTTCTCAGGTGAGCAAACAGGGTTCCCAGAAACTGATGTCCCACAATATTTTGTGACAATACTTGCTCAATTGCGGATATTTCACTTTGCATGGATATAATAACTCCTGAATGTTCTGTTGAAATGATCCTAAAACTTCATGGAAACCGCAAACAGGGGAATCACACGAGCTGAAGTGGTTTGGTAAGTTTGGGCCGTTTCTCCATTGTTTCGTTCCACGAATTCCGCATCATTGAGCAAGCGGTATGTAATGAGCGTATCCCACCATGAATGAATCGCAATGGCTTGTTTGAGATCAAAATCTCCTTCTGCGGGATGATAAACCCACCCGAGATACACACCATATAAAAAAGCCGTTTGAGTGTTGGCTGTGAAGCCTTCCCCGCTATGCGCCGCTCCAAAAATCGCGCTTCCAAGCAAAATGCTGCTCCAGCGCGCAACCCCTTTACTGAGGAACGAGGAAAATCCATTGAACAGTCCGCGCTGGATCACGCCCCTGAATAACATTTCTTCACCGACACCCACCAGTTGATATTGCACAAAGGACCAGTCCCGCATCTCATTTTTGGTCAGATCCTCGTCGATATGATAGGTGACATTGGTTCCCGGCGATGCTGAGGCGACATTGGCGGCGATGGGCAACCAGAACGTCCACTCCGCGCCATAATGCCAGAACTGAAGCGATGAAAACATCAGCCCGTAAGTTTCATTGTTTTCCTCGCACCCTTTGTCATAAAGATCATAAACACTGGCAAAGGTCAGATTATTGTAGAGGGAAGAATAAACATCGGTATAAAATGTTTCCCGTGATAAAAAAATATCCGTGTATTCGGTTCCATCCTCTGCGGTGCGGGTCAAATAGATCTGATCCGCATTGTCCTGATAATCCGGGCTGTCAGAATAAGTGATCACCTTGTTGATTGCCCCCCAGCGAAGTCCACCCATGATTAGCATCTTGTCCCAGTCGCCTAGAAACATATATCCGATTCCAGGAAAAATCACCTCTCCCAAGCCCGCCAGAAAACAGCCTGTGGTGTTACGAGCCAAGGTGATTCCCGGCAGGACCATGAGGGAAACCATCACCCCTATCACCAATATAAAACGTCGGATCATGAGGACCAATTCAGTTCTTTGCGCATTGTCTGAACCTTGTTTGAAGTCAACACTTAGTAAAATTAAGTAATTTATGTGAGTTTTAGAAAATCTTTTCAAGGCTATTGTACGAGGGAAATGCGATTATAAAAAAAAATGAGTTGATCCTCGCTGTGTCTATTTCTATAAACGGATTTTATTGTTCAATGCGTGTGGCATCCAATAATCATTTCATGAAAATCACTGAGTGTATATGCACAGACCTTTGTCCTGGCCGCAACTTTTACAAAAACTGGATC from SAR324 cluster bacterium carries:
- the rpsP gene encoding 30S ribosomal protein S16, whose amino-acid sequence is MVKIRLARGGAKKSPYYHVVVIDSHKKREGLYIEKIGFYNPMVQENRCSIDADRVKHWISVGAQPTERVKKLMKNLNIEVA
- the ffh gene encoding signal recognition particle protein, whose amino-acid sequence is MFENLSQKLTTTFKRLKGHGRLNESNIEDALTEVKMALLEADVNFRVVKAFLKSIKTRALGTEVQGSLTPGQQFIKIVNDELTELMGKENISLGKSEHPPTLVMVVGLQGSGKTSTIGKLAKRFKESGQTPYLIPADVYRPAAIDQLTILAETIGVPVFPSTTAQKPVDIVNLGVSEARKRGCSHVFVDTAGRLHIDEPLMDELDQIKQAIHPHEILFVADAMTGQDAVNMAKSFNDRLDLSGIILTKMDGDARGGAALSIRAITQKPIKFITVGEKLDNLEPFFPDRIASRILGMGDILSLIEKAQDNISEREALEMQSKFRKNEFTLEDFQNQLKMMRKMGSIKDLMGMIPGANSHMMKNANVDEKQLLHIDAIISSMTNAERQNHNMINGSRRTRIAKGSGTKVQDVNKLLKQFVQMKSMMNKLTKMNNPRKAMQMMQQMMPR
- a CDS encoding diheme cytochrome c, with the protein product MFEFQNIKQPRLYAEREQEEHDEHEEHEGGRGWFFFGGDHKNKQVPVPPNPTYQKECGSCHWAFLPGLLPVNSWKKLMSGLNSHFGDDASLDAETEGLISQYLLNNAAETSKARLSQKLFRGISNENPPLRITELPYIVKEHREIRPAIYERPAIKSFSNCIACHTGADQGIFNEHQIRIPK
- a CDS encoding DUF1924 domain-containing protein; its protein translation is MSTSALFAAEPIDLLIQEYMKNLEHLAQQSNPSFSEFSAETGKRFYFEEHSHPEAPNQRNCASCHSSNPANPGKTQVGKPIDPLQPSVNVKRFKDVREIEKWFGRNCKWVLQRECTAQEKGDFIYYLHSL
- a CDS encoding cytochrome b/b6 domain-containing protein, translated to MKIVEAKIWPAVIRLFHLGLTGLIIGLFVTSFRDGQLRLHIYLGYSLLIVVLWRIFYGFYGSYYAQFRNFLVSPNKMIEHLRLIFLHKPPLYPGHPPPAGWMTVIMLLLLGILCLSGIGVFLGEERYLILGYSISNDAGEQFHLIHQWSSWSLVGLIVLHIIGVMLDSWHHHMNLPKSMVTGYKNIPADLIISEPLLLNRGIRKIPGLLFLMMAGAVLMLMNHTMSSPQASPGLEKAGAEVWARECGSCHQLFHPSLLPERSWRRMMGQLDQHFGDNASLDPDTEKLITDFMSSYAADGSTLEVSYKIRKSLDHNEVPLAITETLFWRIKHEKLHPDLYRHPEIASKANCLACHADALNGRYDDHQIKMPVSEFF
- a CDS encoding helix-turn-helix transcriptional regulator, producing the protein MAEKSSKDSELWRKKAEKSHADLELWKQETAQKEEEAQRWRDQTKIVMEGLGVMIDQQFDQWHLSPAEKEIGLLMLKGLGFKEIADVRNTSERTVRQQASEIYKKSGVRGRNEFSAFFLEDLLLPQNMEPAT
- a CDS encoding adenylate/guanylate cyclase domain-containing protein; amino-acid sequence: MQLDERLKGSYRSHVVQELLNNSLHFPLANIILEMLLTGVFHYWEEPGGYILLMVATIQAMILAFFQFHGMGYRLIGNLFAPAAYTLIEYFLEGHEFFSTPYHGAFWTMAFIIGLLQEGVYYTNGTLRNIFTVLENICRTSIILVMYLIFERLSSPDYATLATYFADTSHTYITITIVLLGFIVGFAKVMMNQYYVILQETAQELKRYSEWFLGKDLLSRAMNDTAILGLQRRHRTVLFMDIRGFTSWSEKNTPDIVVAMLNNYFEEAEKIWKIYNIVKIKHTGDEIMAVFETPSDALAAAIQLQDTIYDLLAGYELGMGIGIHAGELVEGMIGSENTKIFDIIGDTVNTAKRLCDNAKKGETLISEVAWNLSDPSGDYTEKRQITAKGKQALIDVIVIGRS
- the mqnE gene encoding aminofutalosine synthase MqnE, with the translated sequence MPDALKSWFSSYPDLARLADAVVALKPLSIEDGLDLYQKYPLEVVRLLADARKHQLHGKQVFYNHNIHIEPTNKCVYSCKFCAFYRTPKASEAEGAWDYSHEEIEHIMESHTDSKLTEVHITGGVHRDHELEWWAELIRKIKRKRPGIHVKAYTAVEIAYMARKSEKSLKDVLQYLKDAGLDSLPGGGAEIFNTEVRRKIAGGKAPAHQWLEVHETAHQLGLFSNATMLYGHVESLRDRCEHMILLRDLQERTGGFKSFIPLKFRNENNALSGLQEITMEEDLRNYAVSRLMLHNIPHLKAYWVMIGMETAQKSLNYGVDDMDGTINDSTRIYSMAGSMKHPSLTTDQLQSLIKQVGLTPVERDSQYNPLSG
- a CDS encoding CPBP family intramembrane metalloprotease; this encodes MIRRFILVIGVMVSLMVLPGITLARNTTGCFLAGLGEVIFPGIGYMFLGDWDKMLIMGGLRWGAINKVITYSDSPDYQDNADQIYLTRTAEDGTEYTDIFLSRETFYTDVYSSLYNNLTFASVYDLYDKGCEENNETYGLMFSSLQFWHYGAEWTFWLPIAANVASASPGTNVTYHIDEDLTKNEMRDWSFVQYQLVGVGEEMLFRGVIQRGLFNGFSSFLSKGVARWSSILLGSAIFGAAHSGEGFTANTQTAFLYGVYLGWVYHPAEGDFDLKQAIAIHSWWDTLITYRLLNDAEFVERNNGETAQTYQTTSARVIPLFAVSMKF